One stretch of Punica granatum isolate Tunisia-2019 chromosome 5, ASM765513v2, whole genome shotgun sequence DNA includes these proteins:
- the LOC116207819 gene encoding flowering time control protein FCA isoform X2, which translates to MRDDMRQSRGCGFVKYAHKDMAWAAINALNGIYTMRGCDQPLTVRFADPKRPRLGDSRGGATLGGPGAGPRFQLPGTRPPTNFNEPSKDRAPPSAWNPMGMQDQGPPSSVGNRGYMNQLPWSSDMAASLNPNAPVTAHGGPTDGLLPAPMAPPSSLPQQSFNPSFQQFPAISQQISPSQKPLQSPSQSLPPTLQRQPQLTASYSQAQTSYAQVGPSGPLQNPSIPTPFTQALPTQPLLGPGVQSAASSATALQAPPSINLHVQPRPSPPNQPHQFFPPGQPQQFPQPPLQSPSPLAQMLTQQTQALRASFQSSQQAFSQLQQQLQMMQPSNQNVAPQQQSSQPVNQQTAPSNSIAVPAGEVPSSSPAAAAAAAPPVVPGTTVTVGPVKCTWTEHTSPDGFKYYYNSVTGESRWIEPEELKIYKQQQQLQQQKPPVQQAQLLSQPYPQVLSTQNQQLQPQALSQMQFSQQPQQAQPQALFSQQPLQQHPLNSPYQASGPPPSRQNVQEPSYPQYQVGAYPNNDPTRFQQSLQAAQDWMWKNKQPTAPEELN; encoded by the exons ATGCGTGATGATATGAGACAGAGCCGTG GTTGTGGATTTGTCAAGTATGCCCACAAAGATATGGCATGGGCAGCAATAAATGCTTTAAATGGAATTTACACGATGAGG GGTTGTGATCAACCATTGACCGTTCGATTTGCTGATCCCAAGCGGCCGCGTCTTGGAGATTCgag GGGTGGCGCCACGCTTGGAGGCCCAGGTGCTGGTCCTCGATTTCAGTTGCCTGGAACAAG ACCTCCAACCAACTTCAATGAGCCTTCAAAAGATAGGGCTCCACCTAGTGCATGGAATCCTATGGGTATGCAGGACCAGGGTCCACCATCAAGTGTTGGTAATCGTGGTTATATGAACCAGTTACCTTGGAGCAGTGACATGGCAGCCTCTCTAAATCCT AATGCTCCAGTGACTGCTCATGGCGGCCCCACCGATGGTCTTCTTCCTGCACCTATGGCACCACCCTCCTCTTTGCCTCAACAG AGCTTCAACCCGTCCTTTCAGCAATTTCCAGCTATCAGTCAGCAAATCTCACCTTCACAGAAGCCTCTGCAGTCTCCTTCCCAGTCATTGCCTCCAACATTACAACGGCAGCCCCAACTCACTGCCTCTTATTCACAGGCGCAAACTTCCTATGCTCAGGTGGGACCCTCAGGTCCTCTTCAGAACCCCAGTATCCCAACACCCTTCACCCAGGCATTGCCAACCCAGCCATTACTGGGCCCAGGTGTGCAGTCTGCTGCATCCTCTGCGACAGCACTTCAAGCCCCTCCGAGCATCAATCTACATGTCCAACCTAGGCCTTCTCCGCCCAATCAGCCCCATCAGTTTTTTCCTCCTGGACAACCACAGCAGTTTCCTCAGCCACCTCTTCAGTCTCCTTCACCTTTGGCCCAAATGCTGACTCAACAGACACAGGCTCTACGAGCGAGTTTTCAGTCGTCGCAGCAGGCCTTCTCTCAGCTTCAGCAGCAATTGCAGATGATGCAGCCTTCTAATCAAAATGTTGCACCTCAGCAGCAGAGCTCCCAGCCCGTGAATCAGCAG ACTGCACCAAGCAATTCTATAGCAGTACCAGCTGGAGAAGTGCCTTCTTCATctcctgctgctgctgctgctgctgctcctcCTGTTGTACCTGGAACCACAGTTACAGTTGGTCCAGTAAAATGTACTTGGACAGAGCATACTTCTCCCGACGGATTCAAGTATTACTACAACAGTGTAACTGGAGAGAGCAGG TGGATTGAACCTGAGGAGTTGAAAATATACAAGCAACAGCAGCAACTTCAGCAACAGAAACCACCGGTTCAGCAGGCTCAACTTCTTAGTCAGCCTTATCCGCAGGTTTTATCAACACAAAATCAACAGCTACAACCGCAAGCTCTGTCTCAGATGCAGTTCTCTCAGCAGCCACAGCAAGCTCAGCCTCAGGCGCTGTTCTCTCAGCAGCCACTGCAACAGCATCCGCTAAATTCACCG TATCAAGCTTCTGGACCTCCGCCAAGTCGCCAAAATGTTCAG GAACCCAGCTATCCCCAATATCAAGTAGGAGCTTACCCAAACAACGATCCCACAAGGTTTCAGCAG AGTCTTCAGGCTGCACAAGATTGGATGTGGAAGAACAAACAACCAACAG CCCCTGAGGAGTTGAATTGA
- the LOC116207819 gene encoding flowering time control protein FCA isoform X1 → MRDDMRQSRGCGFVKYAHKDMAWAAINALNGIYTMRGCDQPLTVRFADPKRPRLGDSRGGATLGGPGAGPRFQLPGTRPPTNFNEPSKDRAPPSAWNPMGMQDQGPPSSVGNRGYMNQLPWSSDMAASLNPNAPVTAHGGPTDGLLPAPMAPPSSLPQQSFNPSFQQFPAISQQISPSQKPLQSPSQSLPPTLQRQPQLTASYSQAQTSYAQVGPSGPLQNPSIPTPFTQALPTQPLLGPGVQSAASSATALQAPPSINLHVQPRPSPPNQPHQFFPPGQPQQFPQPPLQSPSPLAQMLTQQTQALRASFQSSQQAFSQLQQQLQMMQPSNQNVAPQQQSSQPVNQQSQWPKNIPQTAPSNSIAVPAGEVPSSSPAAAAAAAPPVVPGTTVTVGPVKCTWTEHTSPDGFKYYYNSVTGESRWIEPEELKIYKQQQQLQQQKPPVQQAQLLSQPYPQVLSTQNQQLQPQALSQMQFSQQPQQAQPQALFSQQPLQQHPLNSPYQASGPPPSRQNVQEPSYPQYQVGAYPNNDPTRFQQSLQAAQDWMWKNKQPTAPEELN, encoded by the exons ATGCGTGATGATATGAGACAGAGCCGTG GTTGTGGATTTGTCAAGTATGCCCACAAAGATATGGCATGGGCAGCAATAAATGCTTTAAATGGAATTTACACGATGAGG GGTTGTGATCAACCATTGACCGTTCGATTTGCTGATCCCAAGCGGCCGCGTCTTGGAGATTCgag GGGTGGCGCCACGCTTGGAGGCCCAGGTGCTGGTCCTCGATTTCAGTTGCCTGGAACAAG ACCTCCAACCAACTTCAATGAGCCTTCAAAAGATAGGGCTCCACCTAGTGCATGGAATCCTATGGGTATGCAGGACCAGGGTCCACCATCAAGTGTTGGTAATCGTGGTTATATGAACCAGTTACCTTGGAGCAGTGACATGGCAGCCTCTCTAAATCCT AATGCTCCAGTGACTGCTCATGGCGGCCCCACCGATGGTCTTCTTCCTGCACCTATGGCACCACCCTCCTCTTTGCCTCAACAG AGCTTCAACCCGTCCTTTCAGCAATTTCCAGCTATCAGTCAGCAAATCTCACCTTCACAGAAGCCTCTGCAGTCTCCTTCCCAGTCATTGCCTCCAACATTACAACGGCAGCCCCAACTCACTGCCTCTTATTCACAGGCGCAAACTTCCTATGCTCAGGTGGGACCCTCAGGTCCTCTTCAGAACCCCAGTATCCCAACACCCTTCACCCAGGCATTGCCAACCCAGCCATTACTGGGCCCAGGTGTGCAGTCTGCTGCATCCTCTGCGACAGCACTTCAAGCCCCTCCGAGCATCAATCTACATGTCCAACCTAGGCCTTCTCCGCCCAATCAGCCCCATCAGTTTTTTCCTCCTGGACAACCACAGCAGTTTCCTCAGCCACCTCTTCAGTCTCCTTCACCTTTGGCCCAAATGCTGACTCAACAGACACAGGCTCTACGAGCGAGTTTTCAGTCGTCGCAGCAGGCCTTCTCTCAGCTTCAGCAGCAATTGCAGATGATGCAGCCTTCTAATCAAAATGTTGCACCTCAGCAGCAGAGCTCCCAGCCCGTGAATCAGCAG TCTCAATGGCCGAAGAACATTCCGCAGACTGCACCAAGCAATTCTATAGCAGTACCAGCTGGAGAAGTGCCTTCTTCATctcctgctgctgctgctgctgctgctcctcCTGTTGTACCTGGAACCACAGTTACAGTTGGTCCAGTAAAATGTACTTGGACAGAGCATACTTCTCCCGACGGATTCAAGTATTACTACAACAGTGTAACTGGAGAGAGCAGG TGGATTGAACCTGAGGAGTTGAAAATATACAAGCAACAGCAGCAACTTCAGCAACAGAAACCACCGGTTCAGCAGGCTCAACTTCTTAGTCAGCCTTATCCGCAGGTTTTATCAACACAAAATCAACAGCTACAACCGCAAGCTCTGTCTCAGATGCAGTTCTCTCAGCAGCCACAGCAAGCTCAGCCTCAGGCGCTGTTCTCTCAGCAGCCACTGCAACAGCATCCGCTAAATTCACCG TATCAAGCTTCTGGACCTCCGCCAAGTCGCCAAAATGTTCAG GAACCCAGCTATCCCCAATATCAAGTAGGAGCTTACCCAAACAACGATCCCACAAGGTTTCAGCAG AGTCTTCAGGCTGCACAAGATTGGATGTGGAAGAACAAACAACCAACAG CCCCTGAGGAGTTGAATTGA
- the LOC116207821 gene encoding peroxidase 40, giving the protein MNISHLLVLFALVAVLNLELNVQVAFGGKPSLSKDCADDGAGSSTIRPGAYASSCPEAEAIIFARVEEAVFEDPRMAASLLRLHFHDCFVNGCDASILLDDTDNFVGEKTAGPNLNSIRGFEVIDFIKADLEFVCPKTVSCADILAIAARDSVLLSGGPGWEVETGRRDSLGASKEDANNNIPGPNSNVQTLTAKFQKVGLALDDMVALSGAHTIGKARCSTFASRLNGNPSLDGAEINYGFLLSLQLLCSNSDNNSTLAELDLVTPATFDNQYYVNLLSGEGLLSSDQVLVTGDDGIRRTVESYVEDPMTFFEDFARSMLRMGRLGPLTGSDGEIRTNCRTVN; this is encoded by the exons ATGAACATCAGTCACCTTCTTGTTCTCTTCGCTCTAGTAGCGGTTCTCAACCTTGAGTTGAATGTTCAAGTTGCTTTTGGAGGGAAACCGTCCTTGTCCAAAGATTGTGCAGATGACGGGGCCGGGAGTAGTACAATAAGACCCGGGGCGTACGCATCCAGCTGCCCCGAGGCAGAAGCCATCATCTTCGCGAGGGTGGAGGAGGCGGTCTTCGAGGACCCTCGAATGGCCGCATCTCTGCTACGACTCCACTTCCACGATTGCTTCGTTAAT GGATGTGATGCTTCGATTCTGTTAGACGACACGGACAACTTTGTAGGAGAAAAGACAGCAGGCCCAAACTTGAACTCTATTAGGGGCTTCGAGGTGATCGACTTTATCAAAGCTGACCTCGAGTTCGTTTGCCCGAAAACCGTCTCCTGCGCTGATATTCTTGCCATTGCCGCCAGAGATTCTGTTCTCCTG TCAGGCGGACCGGGTTGGGAAGTCGAGACTGGAAGAAGGGACAGTCTCGGTGCGAGCAAGGAGGACGCAAACAACAACATCCCAGGGCCCAACTCGAATGTACAAACTCTAACTGCCAAATTCCAGAAGGTTGGGCTTGCCCTCGACGACATGGTCGCTCTCTCCG GGGCCCACACCATTGGAAAGGCTCGGTGCTCGACATTCGCTTCTCGCCTCAACGGAAATCCTAGCCTGGACGGTGCAGAGATCAACTACGGGTTCCTCCTCTCGCTTCAGCTGTTGTGCTCCAATTCTGATAATAACTCGACTTTAGCAGAACTCGACCTCGTGACCCCAGCAACGTTCGATAACCAGTACTATGTTAACCTTCTCTCAGGAGAGGGCCTGCTGTCCTCTGATCAGGTCCTAGTGACCGGGGACGACGGAATACGGAGAACCGTTGAATCGTACGTGGAAGACCCTATGACCTTCTTCGAGGACTTTGCAAGGTCTATGCTGAGGATGGGCAGGCTGGGGCCGCTGACAGGGAGTGATGGCGAAATTCGGACCAATTGTAGGACTGTCAACTAA
- the LOC116209494 gene encoding WRKY transcription factor 23-like, translating to MDRKPLNDDAEELIKRRHEQSSSSGASPSFHLDIPGAFGGGVFGLPCDAEKGSLGFMDLLGVQDYVSGPAAYSLFDLLQPPQPPPLQLPAQPPPPLLSPASTVMESSDAANQQPPTPANSSSLSPSSNEGQTNKTAGEEDGEGEEEEEQGNNQEKTKKQLKPKKKNQKRQREPRFAFMTKSDVDHLDDGYRWRKYGQKAVKHSPYPRSYYRCTSAGCGVKKRVERSSEDPSIVVTTYEGQHTHLTPATPRGSLGFSPETATYGAGGGFGLSSTTSSFLHPQSNFYQHHQQHQYLYGSAPSVNTGSSASASFISSSPSIPSFNQAQTHNFVRPSALPRSLSALQRDHGLLEDIVPTRMREEPKE from the exons ATGGATCGGAAGCCTCTCAATGACGATGCGGAGGAGCTGATCAAGAGGAGGCATGAGCAGAGCTCATCCTCGGGGGCGAGCCCGTCATTCCACCTCGATATCCCGGGAGCCTTCGGGGGTGGTGTGTTCGGCTTGCCGTGCGATGCGGAGAAGGGCTCCCTAGGCTTCATGGATTTACTAGGCGTCCAAGATTACGTTTCTGGCCCCGCAGCTTACTCTTTGTTCGATCTCCTCCAGCcgccacagccacctccgttGCAGCTGCCAGCGCAGCCTCCGCCACCGCTCCTGTCCCCAGCGTCCACGGTAATGGAGTCGTCGGACGCGGCGAACCAACAACCGCCCACTCCGGCCAATTCGTCGTCGCTGTCTCCTTCGTCCAACGAAGGGCAAACTAACAAGACTGCCGGAGAGGAAGAtggggagggggaggaggaagaggagcaGGGTAATAATCAAGAAAAGACTAAGAAACA GTTGAagccgaagaagaagaaccagAAGAGGCAGAGAGAGCCAAGATTCGCGTTCATGACAAAGAGTGATGTCGACCACTTAGATGATGGGTATCGATGGAGGAAGTACGGCCAAAAGGCTGTCAAACACAGCCCGTACCCGAG GAGCTATTATCGTTGCACTAGTGCAGGATGTGGAGTGAAGAAGAGAGTTGAGCGATCTTCTGAAGATCCATCCATTGTTGTTACGACCTATGAAGGTCAGCATACGCATCTAACCCCAGCAACACCTAGGGGCAGCCTTGGGTTCTCACCGGAAACAGCTACCTATGGCGCTGGTGGCGGCTTTGGCCTGTCCTCAACTACCTCATCGTTTCTCCACCCACAATCTAATTTTTATCAACATCATCAGCAGCATCAATATTTATATGGCTCGGCGCCCTCTGTGAACACCGGTAGCTCTGCCTCTGCTAGTTTTATCAGTTCCTCCCCATCCATTCCGAGCTTCAATCAAGCTCAGACACATAATTTTGTAAGGCCCTCAGCTCTACCTCGTTCCTTGTCCGCATTGCAAAGAGATCACGGGCTCCTTGAAGACATTGTGCCAACACGGATGCGAGAGGAGCCCAAGGAGTAG